In Kitasatospora sp. NBC_00240, the following are encoded in one genomic region:
- the hemG gene encoding protoporphyrinogen oxidase gives MSQPHVVVIGGGIAGLAAAAFLSGADGGGGRAAVTLLEASDRLGGKLRGGEVGGVKVDLGAESMLARRPEAVALARSVGLADALQPPGTAKAAIWTRDALRPLPGGQVMGVPGDLDALAASGVLTPEGLARAGREESTPAVGDDIAIGAYVAARLGREVVDRLVEPLLGGVYAGHADEISLRAAVPQLLALARTGGPLLDGVHELATRPQSGGGPVFQGLEGGLGTLPEAVAVACRTAGADLRTGSPVDELRRTHEGWRVVVGGELLHAEAVVLAVPAPEAARLLRADAPGAAGELSRVEYAGMALVTMAFRRADLPLPPAGSGFLVPPVDGRQIKASTFSSNKWGWLERSAPDSFLLRTSLGRHREEQALDLPDEELVARSLADLGAAVGLTAEPYDTAVTRWRDGLPQYPVGHLDRVARIRAGVERLGALALCGAAYDGVGIPACVASARAAVDKVLTPAAGAAVTEGTMSA, from the coding sequence ATGTCGCAACCTCATGTCGTCGTGATCGGCGGCGGTATCGCGGGCCTCGCCGCGGCCGCCTTCCTCAGCGGGGCGGACGGTGGCGGCGGGAGAGCCGCCGTCACCCTCCTGGAGGCCTCGGACCGCCTCGGCGGCAAGCTGCGGGGCGGCGAGGTCGGCGGGGTGAAGGTCGACCTCGGCGCCGAGTCGATGCTGGCCCGCCGCCCGGAGGCGGTCGCCCTGGCCCGCTCCGTCGGCCTGGCCGACGCGCTGCAGCCGCCCGGCACCGCCAAGGCCGCGATCTGGACCAGGGACGCGCTGCGCCCGCTGCCCGGCGGCCAGGTGATGGGCGTCCCCGGTGACCTCGACGCGCTCGCCGCCTCCGGCGTGCTCACCCCGGAGGGCCTGGCCAGGGCCGGTCGGGAGGAGAGCACCCCGGCGGTCGGCGACGACATCGCCATCGGCGCGTACGTGGCGGCGCGGCTCGGCCGCGAGGTGGTCGACCGGCTGGTCGAGCCGCTGCTCGGCGGCGTCTACGCGGGCCACGCGGACGAGATCTCGCTGCGCGCGGCCGTCCCCCAGCTGCTCGCCCTGGCCCGCACCGGAGGCCCGCTGCTCGACGGCGTGCACGAGCTGGCGACCCGACCGCAGAGCGGCGGCGGCCCGGTCTTCCAGGGTCTGGAGGGCGGCCTCGGCACCCTGCCCGAGGCCGTCGCCGTCGCCTGCCGCACGGCCGGCGCCGACCTGCGGACCGGCAGTCCGGTGGACGAGCTGCGCCGCACCCACGAGGGCTGGCGTGTGGTCGTCGGCGGCGAGCTGCTGCACGCGGAGGCCGTGGTGCTGGCCGTGCCGGCGCCCGAGGCCGCCCGGCTGCTGCGCGCCGACGCCCCCGGCGCGGCCGGCGAGCTGTCCCGGGTCGAGTACGCGGGGATGGCCCTGGTCACGATGGCCTTCCGCCGCGCCGACCTGCCCCTGCCGCCGGCCGGCAGCGGGTTCCTGGTGCCGCCGGTGGACGGCCGGCAGATCAAGGCGTCCACCTTCTCCTCGAACAAGTGGGGCTGGCTGGAGCGCTCGGCGCCCGACAGCTTCCTGCTGCGCACCTCGCTCGGGCGCCACCGCGAGGAGCAGGCCCTGGACCTCCCCGACGAGGAGCTGGTCGCCCGTTCGCTGGCCGACCTCGGCGCGGCCGTCGGCCTGACCGCCGAGCCGTACGACACGGCGGTCACCCGCTGGCGGGACGGCCTGCCGCAGTACCCGGTCGGCCACCTCGACCGGGTGGCCCGGATCCGGGCGGGCGTCGAGCGGCTCGGCGCGCTGGCCCTGTGCGGCGCCGCGTACGACGGGGTGGGCATTCCGGCCTGCGTCGCGAGCGCCCGCGCGGCCGTCGACAAGGTGTTGACCCCGGCCGCCGGGGCGGCCGTCACAGAAGGGACAATGTCCGCATGA
- a CDS encoding Uma2 family endonuclease has product MSALPDWMRPPRAEGWFAEDLDRLTEAPRHTELIDGALVFMMSPQRSWHGRVVTALTVALADQAPGGTLVEREMTIRLDKRNRPEPDLVAAVTDYDPDRTWFAPDEVSLVVEVVSPESAHRDRTVKVRKYAEAGIPHYWLIEEENGAPVVHVYELDTVTSSYAPAGIYRDKLERPVPFPLVIDLDALLPARPRTD; this is encoded by the coding sequence ATGAGTGCGCTGCCCGACTGGATGCGACCGCCCCGTGCCGAGGGCTGGTTCGCCGAGGACCTCGACCGGCTGACCGAAGCGCCCCGGCACACCGAACTGATCGACGGAGCACTTGTCTTCATGATGTCCCCGCAGCGTTCCTGGCACGGTCGCGTTGTGACGGCCCTGACCGTGGCTCTTGCGGACCAGGCGCCCGGCGGCACGCTCGTCGAGCGCGAGATGACGATCCGGCTGGACAAGCGCAATCGTCCCGAGCCCGATCTGGTCGCCGCCGTGACGGACTACGATCCCGACCGCACCTGGTTCGCCCCCGACGAGGTCTCCCTGGTCGTCGAGGTCGTCTCCCCCGAGTCCGCGCACCGCGACCGCACCGTCAAGGTCCGCAAGTACGCCGAGGCCGGCATCCCGCACTACTGGCTGATCGAGGAGGAGAACGGCGCGCCCGTCGTGCACGTCTACGAACTGGACACCGTCACCTCCTCCTACGCGCCCGCCGGGATCTACCGGGACAAGCTGGAGCGCCCCGTGCCGTTCCCGCTCGTCATCGACCTGGACGCCCTGCTGCCCGCCCGTCCGCGTACGGATTGA
- a CDS encoding ABC transporter substrate-binding protein yields MSRRPLSHRPTSRPLRPSSSRRPSAARGPLPAGPLPLALLAAAVLAGLTGCSSADASSGGAVEVVVGYQSKTINTVTAGTLLRARGYLEQQLAAEGRKNGRTYKVSWQDYDSGAPITAQMLADKTDIGSMGDYPLLINGSRAQEAGGAGTRLVSVTGYNPLGALNSVVVPNGSPAHTLADLKGKKVSTSVGSAADGTLVQALRKAGVPDTEISKQNQQPAIGASALKAGGVDALAQFVAWPGQVVFAGDARLLYDGAALARPTLHGVVVRQKYATEHPEVIEAFLRAQADATRYLNEQPLAASQEVAAATGLAPEVVHLYNGPNGIATFGLPLRPELLAALREDVPFLKSVGVLKALDLDAFVDPSYLAKAALPEIAPARITGTDAVCGQPVTDPAKAGEIWFDGEDSTRPAATPACLLKAVKAAAGKKVRAAYVPDATTGTRWFADKDHWAQDGADLLPFTTEDGLKAYLAAHPGAKRIGYEEALAAS; encoded by the coding sequence ATGTCACGCCGCCCGCTGTCCCACCGCCCGACGTCCCGCCCGCTCAGACCGTCGTCGTCCCGGCGCCCGTCCGCCGCCCGGGGCCCGCTGCCGGCCGGCCCGCTGCCGCTCGCCCTGCTGGCCGCCGCCGTGCTGGCCGGCCTCACCGGCTGCTCGTCCGCCGACGCCTCGTCGGGCGGCGCCGTGGAGGTGGTGGTCGGGTACCAGTCCAAGACCATCAACACCGTCACCGCCGGCACCCTGCTCCGGGCCCGGGGGTACCTCGAGCAGCAGCTCGCCGCCGAGGGCAGGAAGAACGGCCGTACGTACAAGGTCAGTTGGCAGGACTACGACTCCGGCGCGCCGATCACCGCGCAGATGCTGGCCGACAAGACCGACATCGGCTCGATGGGCGACTACCCGCTGCTGATCAACGGGTCGCGGGCCCAGGAGGCCGGCGGGGCGGGCACCCGGCTGGTCTCGGTCACCGGCTACAACCCGCTGGGCGCGCTCAACAGCGTGGTGGTGCCGAACGGTTCGCCCGCGCACACGCTGGCCGACCTGAAGGGCAAGAAGGTCTCCACCTCGGTCGGCTCGGCCGCCGACGGCACCCTCGTCCAGGCGCTGCGCAAGGCCGGCGTGCCGGACACCGAGATCTCCAAGCAGAACCAGCAACCCGCCATCGGCGCCTCCGCGTTGAAGGCCGGCGGGGTGGACGCGCTGGCCCAGTTCGTGGCCTGGCCCGGCCAGGTGGTGTTCGCCGGCGACGCCCGGCTGCTCTACGACGGCGCGGCGCTGGCCCGCCCCACCCTGCACGGCGTGGTGGTCCGGCAGAAGTACGCCACCGAGCACCCCGAGGTGATCGAGGCCTTCCTGCGCGCCCAGGCGGACGCCACCCGCTACCTCAACGAGCAGCCGCTGGCCGCCTCGCAGGAGGTCGCCGCGGCGACCGGCCTGGCCCCCGAGGTGGTCCACCTCTACAACGGCCCGAACGGCATCGCCACCTTCGGACTGCCGCTGCGGCCCGAACTGCTGGCCGCGCTGCGCGAGGACGTCCCGTTCCTGAAGTCGGTCGGCGTGCTGAAGGCACTGGACCTGGACGCCTTCGTCGACCCCTCCTACCTGGCGAAGGCCGCCCTGCCGGAGATCGCGCCGGCCCGGATCACCGGCACCGACGCGGTCTGCGGGCAGCCGGTCACCGACCCGGCGAAGGCCGGCGAGATCTGGTTCGACGGGGAGGACAGCACCCGGCCCGCCGCCACCCCGGCCTGCCTGCTGAAGGCGGTCAAGGCGGCCGCCGGCAAGAAGGTCCGGGCCGCCTACGTGCCCGACGCGACCACCGGCACCCGCTGGTTCGCCGACAAGGACCACTGGGCGCAGGACGGCGCCGACCTGCTGCCCTTCACCACCGAGGACGGCCTCAAGGCCTACCTGGCCGCCCACCCGGGCGCGAAGCGGATCGGCTACGAAGAAGCCCTGGCGGCGTCGTGA
- a CDS encoding YoaK family protein, with protein sequence MTLRRSAALDAVLIVLTLTTGVIEAVSLLALGHVFTALMTGNMLFLAFGLAGGPGLSVTASAVSLGAFAVGNLAGALLETRVEARRHRWFVAGLVAEALLLGGAGLAAGGIGRLDEPLTGHLYLVIALTALAMGLRSVTTLRARVAELPTTLTTRALTSVISGLAPVVGRDPARNGDAGSALLRAAGVVAMFLGGLLGAWMLTAGHRPQLPLLVSAAVVLLCAVGFGVAGRRRPPAKPRLG encoded by the coding sequence TTGACCCTGAGGCGCAGCGCCGCGCTCGACGCCGTGCTGATCGTGCTGACCCTGACCACGGGGGTGATCGAGGCCGTCAGCCTGCTCGCGCTCGGCCACGTCTTCACCGCGCTGATGACGGGGAACATGCTCTTCCTCGCCTTCGGGCTGGCCGGCGGCCCGGGCCTGTCCGTCACGGCCTCCGCCGTCTCGCTGGGGGCCTTCGCCGTCGGCAACCTGGCCGGCGCCCTGCTGGAGACCAGGGTCGAGGCCCGCCGCCACCGCTGGTTCGTCGCCGGACTGGTGGCGGAGGCCCTGCTGCTCGGCGGCGCCGGCCTGGCCGCGGGCGGGATCGGCAGGCTCGACGAGCCGCTGACCGGCCACCTCTACCTGGTGATCGCCCTGACGGCGCTGGCGATGGGCCTGCGCAGCGTCACCACCCTGCGGGCCCGGGTCGCCGAACTGCCGACCACGCTCACCACCCGCGCGCTCACCTCCGTGATCAGCGGGCTGGCCCCGGTGGTCGGACGCGACCCGGCCCGGAACGGCGACGCCGGCTCGGCGTTGCTGCGGGCGGCCGGGGTGGTGGCGATGTTCCTCGGCGGCCTGCTCGGCGCCTGGATGCTCACCGCCGGCCACCGTCCGCAGCTCCCGCTGCTGGTGTCCGCCGCCGTCGTGCTGCTGTGCGCCGTCGGCTTCGGCGTCGCCGGGCGCCGGCGGCCCCCGGCGAAGCCCCGGCTTGGCTAG
- a CDS encoding protocatechuate dioxygenase produces MGHDHEGRRVSRRTALAGISSIGLGALLAACGQGGGGRATTTTGASASVSPQSVTTEDLTSLFAASGTCTLTAATTQGPYYFDADKIRSDIREDRAGTRLRLAVRVQDSESCAAIPNAVVEIWHCDAAGLYSGAESLSSGGGGGAPGGGAGGGGGTPPAGAPSGAPSGGPGGAPPGAMPSGAPPSGGPGAGGAPGGTGGGTGGAADLTPTDDKRYLRGAQVTNADGIVQFTTVWPGWYAGRTVHVHAMVHVDDERTLTTQLMMDEKLNSAVFAKEPYSRHTGRDTFNDGDSIYRPGMLLTVSEDGDGYLGVITLAADPDHNGK; encoded by the coding sequence ATGGGACACGATCATGAGGGCCGACGCGTCAGCCGCCGGACGGCGCTGGCGGGCATCAGCAGCATCGGCCTCGGCGCGCTGCTCGCGGCCTGCGGGCAGGGCGGCGGGGGCCGGGCGACCACCACCACCGGCGCGAGTGCGAGCGTCTCGCCGCAGTCCGTCACCACCGAGGACCTGACCTCGCTGTTCGCGGCCTCCGGCACCTGCACCCTGACCGCCGCGACCACCCAGGGGCCGTACTACTTCGACGCGGACAAGATCCGCAGCGACATCCGCGAGGACCGCGCCGGCACCAGGCTGCGGCTCGCCGTCCGGGTCCAGGACAGCGAGAGCTGCGCGGCGATCCCGAACGCGGTGGTGGAGATCTGGCACTGCGACGCGGCGGGCCTGTACTCCGGCGCCGAGAGCCTCTCGTCGGGCGGCGGGGGCGGGGCTCCCGGCGGTGGCGCGGGCGGCGGAGGCGGCACACCGCCCGCCGGTGCTCCGTCCGGTGCGCCCTCGGGCGGCCCGGGCGGCGCCCCGCCCGGCGCAATGCCGAGCGGCGCACCGCCCTCGGGCGGCCCGGGCGCGGGCGGCGCCCCCGGCGGCACCGGCGGCGGCACCGGTGGCGCGGCCGACCTGACCCCCACCGACGACAAGCGCTACCTGCGCGGCGCCCAGGTCACCAACGCCGACGGCATCGTGCAGTTCACCACCGTCTGGCCCGGCTGGTACGCCGGCCGGACCGTGCACGTCCACGCGATGGTGCACGTCGACGACGAACGCACCCTCACCACCCAGCTGATGATGGACGAGAAACTCAACAGTGCGGTTTTCGCCAAGGAGCCCTACTCCCGGCACACCGGCCGCGACACCTTCAACGACGGCGACTCCATCTACCGGCCGGGCATGCTGCTGACGGTCAGCGAGGACGGCGACGGCTACCTGGGCGTCATCACCCTTGCGGCGGACCCGGATCACAACGGCAAGTGA
- a CDS encoding ABC transporter ATP-binding protein: MSTATATAAATATTGLRLTARGLGLGHAGHPVLSGLDLDVAPGEVLTVVGASGCGKSTLLRALAGLLAPTAGELLADGEPLTGPHADRALVFQEDGLLPWRSVRRNVELPLAIRRVPRAERARPVAEWLGLVGLDGHQGRLPRQLSGGQRQRVQLARALVGAPRAVLMDEPFGALDAQNRAAMQQLLLTVRERLRCTVVFVTHDVDEALLLGDRVAVLGGGRIAALHDVPRPREAAARTDPAVLRLREAVLAGLS, translated from the coding sequence ATGAGCACCGCGACCGCCACCGCCGCAGCCACCGCGACCACCGGCCTGCGGCTGACCGCCCGGGGCCTCGGTCTCGGGCACGCCGGGCACCCCGTCCTGAGCGGCCTCGACCTGGACGTCGCACCGGGCGAGGTGCTGACCGTGGTCGGCGCGTCCGGCTGCGGCAAGTCGACCCTGCTGCGGGCGCTGGCCGGCCTGCTGGCACCCACCGCCGGCGAACTCCTGGCCGACGGAGAGCCGCTCACCGGCCCGCACGCCGACCGGGCGCTGGTGTTCCAGGAGGACGGCCTGCTGCCCTGGCGCAGCGTCCGCCGCAACGTCGAACTCCCGCTCGCCATCCGGCGGGTACCGCGGGCCGAGCGGGCCCGGCCGGTCGCCGAGTGGCTGGGCCTGGTCGGCCTGGACGGCCATCAGGGCAGGCTGCCGAGGCAGTTGTCCGGCGGCCAGCGCCAGCGCGTCCAGCTGGCCCGGGCCCTGGTCGGCGCGCCGCGGGCCGTCCTGATGGACGAGCCGTTCGGCGCGCTCGACGCCCAGAACCGCGCCGCCATGCAGCAGTTGCTGCTCACCGTCCGGGAGCGGCTGCGCTGCACCGTGGTCTTCGTCACCCATGACGTGGACGAGGCGCTGCTGCTCGGCGACCGGGTCGCGGTGCTCGGCGGCGGCAGGATCGCCGCGCTGCACGACGTACCCCGCCCCCGCGAGGCCGCCGCCCGCACCGACCCCGCCGTACTGCGCCTGCGCGAGGCCGTCCTCGCCGGGCTGTCCTGA
- the hemQ gene encoding hydrogen peroxide-dependent heme synthase — protein sequence MTDSTEPQAAAEQAAAQQPEKKKARDLNQVIRYTLWSVFKLKDNLPDDRAALAAEVDELFAQLAAKDVTVRGTYDVSGLRADADVMIWWHAEDSDDLQEAYNRFRRTGLGRRLEPVWSNMALHRPAEFNKSHIPAFLADEAPRDYICVYPFVRSYEWYLLPDDERRAMLAEHGRMARGYPDVRANTVASFALGDYEWLLAFEADELHRIVDLMRDLRPSRARLHVREEVPFFTGRRKPVAELLNGLA from the coding sequence ATGACTGACAGCACTGAGCCGCAGGCGGCCGCCGAGCAGGCAGCCGCGCAGCAGCCCGAGAAGAAGAAGGCCCGCGACCTCAACCAGGTGATCCGGTACACCTTGTGGTCGGTGTTCAAGCTCAAGGACAACCTGCCCGACGACCGCGCCGCCCTCGCGGCCGAGGTCGACGAGCTGTTCGCGCAGCTGGCCGCCAAGGACGTCACGGTGCGCGGCACCTACGACGTGTCCGGGCTGCGGGCCGACGCCGACGTCATGATCTGGTGGCACGCCGAGGACTCCGACGACCTGCAGGAGGCGTACAACCGCTTCCGTCGCACCGGCCTCGGCCGCCGCCTGGAGCCGGTCTGGTCCAACATGGCGCTGCACCGCCCGGCGGAGTTCAACAAGTCGCACATCCCGGCCTTCCTCGCCGACGAGGCCCCGCGCGACTACATCTGCGTGTACCCGTTCGTCCGCTCCTACGAGTGGTACCTGCTGCCGGACGACGAGCGTCGCGCGATGCTCGCCGAGCACGGCAGGATGGCGCGCGGCTACCCCGACGTGCGGGCCAACACGGTGGCCTCGTTCGCGCTCGGCGACTACGAGTGGCTGCTCGCCTTCGAGGCGGACGAGCTGCACCGGATCGTCGACCTGATGCGCGACCTGCGCCCGTCGCGGGCCCGCCTGCACGTGCGCGAGGAGGTGCCGTTCTTCACCGGGCGCCGCAAGCCGGTCGCCGAGCTGCTGAACGGCCTGGCGTGA
- a CDS encoding ABC transporter permease: MRAGSLLAFAGLWQLLTAAKVRLWVRFDHLPTAVQVWQAFGRQLATDQYWQDLADSLRRIGSGFLLAAVLGVAAGVATARSRWASDLLGPVLEVVRPVPAIALVPVAIMLFPDNEQGIVFITFAAAFFPVTVSTRHAVRAVPPLWEEAVRTMGGGRWRVLWSVVLPGALPGVVGGLSVGIGVSWICVISAEMVSGQFGVGYRTWQSYTVLDYPGVFVGMATIGLLGWLTSGAVELLGRRVTRWLPTRPGSAR; this comes from the coding sequence CTGCGGGCCGGCTCGCTGCTGGCCTTCGCCGGCCTGTGGCAGCTGCTCACCGCCGCCAAGGTGCGCCTCTGGGTGCGGTTCGACCACCTGCCGACCGCCGTCCAGGTCTGGCAGGCCTTCGGCCGGCAGCTGGCCACCGACCAGTACTGGCAGGACCTCGCGGACAGCCTGCGCCGGATCGGCAGCGGGTTCCTGCTGGCGGCCGTCCTCGGGGTGGCCGCCGGGGTGGCGACGGCCCGCTCGCGCTGGGCGTCCGACCTGCTCGGACCGGTGCTGGAGGTGGTCCGCCCGGTGCCGGCGATCGCGCTGGTGCCGGTGGCGATCATGCTCTTCCCGGACAACGAGCAGGGCATCGTCTTCATCACCTTCGCGGCCGCGTTCTTCCCCGTCACCGTCTCCACCCGGCATGCCGTGCGGGCCGTCCCGCCGCTCTGGGAGGAGGCCGTGCGCACCATGGGCGGCGGCCGGTGGCGGGTGCTGTGGAGCGTGGTGCTGCCGGGTGCCCTGCCCGGGGTGGTCGGCGGCCTGTCGGTCGGCATCGGCGTGTCCTGGATCTGCGTGATCTCCGCCGAGATGGTCTCCGGCCAGTTCGGTGTCGGCTACCGCACCTGGCAGTCGTACACCGTGCTCGACTACCCCGGCGTCTTCGTCGGGATGGCCACCATCGGCCTGCTCGGGTGGCTGACCTCGGGCGCCGTCGAACTCCTCGGCCGCCGCGTCACCCGCTGGCTGCCGACCCGACCCGGGAGCGCCCGATGA
- a CDS encoding GntR family transcriptional regulator: protein MSTENPPRPTGACQPRRPRADRARQVADVLRQQVLSEVYGPRPLPHEEVLAEEFGESRNTIREALDLLRTEGLVRRVPGSGTLVVAEKVPHGLNRLMGLAETLHEHGEVTNEVRSFGPVRAPGPVARRLRLPDGADVVYVERVRRLNGLPLSLDLTYLAPDIGAALDAEDLVHQDVFQLIEEVAGQPLGSADITLEAVNADAHSATVLEVPRGGALLMLERLTTLADGRPVDLEYIRFRGDRITMQGRLLRSAL, encoded by the coding sequence ATGAGCACCGAGAACCCGCCCCGGCCGACCGGGGCCTGCCAGCCCCGCCGGCCCCGCGCGGACCGGGCCCGGCAGGTCGCCGACGTGCTGCGCCAGCAGGTGCTGAGCGAGGTGTACGGGCCCCGGCCGCTGCCGCACGAGGAGGTGCTGGCCGAGGAGTTCGGGGAGTCCCGGAACACCATCCGGGAGGCGCTCGACCTGCTGCGGACGGAGGGCCTGGTCCGCCGGGTGCCCGGGTCGGGGACGCTGGTGGTGGCGGAGAAGGTGCCGCACGGGCTGAACCGCCTGATGGGGCTCGCCGAGACCTTGCACGAGCACGGCGAGGTCACCAACGAGGTCCGCTCGTTCGGCCCGGTCCGCGCCCCGGGCCCGGTGGCCCGCCGGCTGCGGCTGCCGGACGGCGCGGACGTGGTGTACGTCGAGCGGGTGCGGCGGCTGAACGGGCTGCCGCTGTCGCTGGACCTCACCTATCTGGCCCCCGACATCGGCGCCGCCCTGGACGCCGAGGACCTGGTCCACCAGGACGTCTTCCAGCTGATCGAGGAGGTCGCCGGGCAGCCGCTCGGCTCGGCCGACATCACCCTGGAGGCGGTGAACGCCGACGCGCACTCGGCCACCGTGCTGGAGGTCCCGCGCGGCGGGGCCCTGCTGATGCTGGAGCGGCTGACCACGCTGGCCGACGGCCGCCCGGTGGACCTGGAGTACATCCGGTTCCGCGGCGACCGGATCACCATGCAGGGCCGGCTGCTGCGCTCCGCGCTCTGA
- a CDS encoding ferredoxin family protein produces the protein MALADHRSDVPVTIDGSLCIDGCTLCVEMCPLDSLAIDPDTNKAFMHVDECWYCGPCAARCPTGAVTVNMPYLLR, from the coding sequence ATGGCGCTCGCCGACCACCGCTCCGACGTGCCCGTCACCATCGACGGCTCGCTCTGCATCGACGGCTGCACGCTCTGCGTGGAAATGTGCCCGCTCGACTCGCTGGCCATCGACCCGGACACCAACAAGGCCTTCATGCACGTCGACGAGTGCTGGTACTGCGGCCCGTGCGCCGCCCGCTGTCCCACCGGGGCGGTCACCGTCAACATGCCCTATCTGCTGCGCTGA
- a CDS encoding TIGR04222 domain-containing membrane protein: MWLLLLIPACVAAVLSCMRLVRIAATADALAGADAPRPAEAVGIGLYETAYLAGGPARVVDLALVLMASRGRLHLAHTGWTSVADPRGRSRLERALIAAVGPDGQCRTGELRQAMASHPTVMEVGARLSLAGLATPAAVRQSTATAVRHVRQALLLALVLLGAAIILGAPDGEDPAAAFAWFALPVILTSGTLLMARVDVYPYTRWASPAGQEVLRAVRLPRQEAADREQELLTAVAMAGPAAVQDARLRAALRH; the protein is encoded by the coding sequence ATGTGGCTGCTCCTGCTGATCCCCGCCTGCGTCGCCGCCGTGCTCTCCTGCATGCGGCTGGTCCGGATCGCGGCCACCGCCGACGCCCTGGCCGGAGCGGACGCCCCGCGCCCGGCCGAGGCCGTCGGGATCGGCCTGTACGAGACGGCGTACCTCGCCGGCGGCCCGGCCCGGGTGGTCGACCTCGCGCTGGTACTGATGGCCTCGCGCGGCCGGCTGCACCTGGCGCACACCGGGTGGACCAGCGTGGCGGACCCGCGCGGGCGCAGCCGCCTGGAGCGGGCGCTGATCGCCGCCGTCGGCCCGGACGGCCAGTGCCGCACCGGTGAGCTGCGGCAGGCGATGGCCTCCCACCCGACGGTGATGGAGGTCGGCGCCCGGCTGTCGCTGGCCGGCCTGGCCACCCCGGCGGCGGTCCGGCAGAGCACCGCGACGGCCGTCCGGCACGTACGCCAGGCCCTGCTGCTCGCGCTGGTCCTGCTCGGCGCCGCGATCATCCTGGGCGCTCCCGACGGGGAGGACCCGGCGGCGGCCTTCGCCTGGTTCGCGCTGCCGGTGATCCTCACCTCGGGCACCCTGCTGATGGCCCGGGTCGACGTCTACCCGTACACCCGCTGGGCCTCCCCGGCCGGGCAGGAGGTCCTGCGGGCGGTCCGGCTGCCGCGCCAGGAGGCGGCCGACCGGGAGCAGGAGCTGCTGACCGCGGTGGCGATGGCCGGCCCGGCCGCCGTCCAGGACGCCCGGCTGCGCGCGGCGCTTCGGCACTGA